The Persicobacter psychrovividus genome window below encodes:
- a CDS encoding plasmid mobilization protein, with the protein MPRTKTINNKERRVEVSFSPEEFTRLEDYAKQGKCKKQDILRALVMEEGALKIANHSETIALARELVSIGNNLNQVARKLNMNEFYAPEGEALKTVRSELIELLCEIRKHFKLS; encoded by the coding sequence ATGCCACGAACAAAAACAATTAACAACAAAGAACGCCGGGTAGAGGTGTCATTTTCACCGGAAGAATTCACTCGTTTGGAGGATTATGCCAAGCAGGGAAAATGTAAAAAGCAGGACATCCTACGTGCACTGGTGATGGAGGAAGGAGCCTTGAAAATCGCTAATCATTCTGAGACTATTGCTTTGGCCAGAGAGCTGGTAAGTATCGGTAACAACCTGAATCAGGTCGCAAGAAAACTGAATATGAATGAGTTTTATGCACCCGAAGGAGAGGCATTGAAGACTGTCCGATCAGAACTGATAGAGTTACTTTGTGAAATCCGAAAGCATTTTAAGTTGAGCTGA
- a CDS encoding relaxase/mobilization nuclease domain-containing protein → MIAKTNLGTNFLGVFNYCLQEGKNAEILLGSELVVLSDIPNELAMQFNAHIDGFQHSLSTRLQKVVDHTSLSFAPEDEVSNEQMAEIAKAFIQQKGYRDCDYVVIKHNDTDHQHVHLVLSRVDKNGKVVKDSFNYLDNSKITTALEQEFGLHPSNDLSQEVGFDFEVRDRNPKMMKAMQSIKSTIDGLVGSQLVRNEFELAKALKDQGIDVQLKQEDGQFQGLSFKVDGFAFSGSKIGWSASTIDHYLHGGAEKGESLKPFFEQVKKEIVPECKSLDDFVALMKIRHEVEVNILVQSKTQKPYGISFKMADGTKVKGSEMGFKIGELVEAIHKNNDGLTVDTTNAKEIVQQIFKSSKDEHDFFTRLQEVGIKGEILKHSKTGKDYGVQFLLPNSDKPVKGSAVGVSFGKLRKQFPKVSKEERAIKEVMREAESVGQMAQELNQKYGIQMNAVTEATTGELSAFSFTLADGSTISDSDIGLNAQQIQTGAKQTQPQEESPLNSKVQFELLVSNLIKEAESLTDLRGVQTKLKDDYGIEMNLSYDQYSGQPDGINFVLPNGQKFRGSDMEATTQKILKDMFQSPMRKAIDLAMKATDNLYDYNLILEKDNIFVGYETHSRTREINGLNYKVGNTQFKGSDLQASYGVVNKALVSNATMNQLVKIIRGEKKEWNNTIRAMVMTQSLGKPHWAKMIPFFRKRGFEVEKSAKGDLKISNHTQSFKLSELMNALGEERFKQAVKGQKQEMIKYDKMFLNTFLCSQTTKDFNGALAQTGIELKQNKVLGDTEFWKDEDKQMFNRGDFNISDKQMKTMFEHQLLRLQITNALYLNRRFDGFEKQMQIYDVKVERTEKQLSSGKAVKGMNFILADGRQVSARDLGISDFAFSKNLQCKSEQLGQVFNAFVKAVEATDNYMDMKHWLMNRHHIKIGVDEKHGFSLFDEESNITVPLEDCGIGLKPLGFDSFELAVSESRSEEQEYSSAYPMEWSAGGGSSGGGGFWDDLMQSLATLTQGGGGGGAGHGGKQRDDDDDDDLFKKKKRRGMDFGMEM, encoded by the coding sequence ATGATTGCAAAAACGAACTTAGGAACCAACTTTTTGGGAGTCTTCAATTACTGTTTGCAGGAAGGTAAAAATGCCGAAATCCTTTTGGGCTCAGAGCTGGTAGTATTATCTGATATACCAAATGAATTAGCGATGCAATTCAATGCTCATATTGATGGCTTTCAGCATTCGTTGAGCACAAGACTACAAAAAGTGGTGGATCATACCTCTTTGAGTTTTGCTCCTGAAGACGAGGTAAGCAATGAACAAATGGCAGAGATTGCAAAGGCCTTTATTCAGCAAAAAGGGTATAGGGATTGTGACTATGTAGTGATCAAACACAACGATACAGATCATCAGCATGTGCACCTTGTTTTGAGCCGAGTGGATAAAAATGGGAAGGTGGTCAAGGACTCTTTCAACTACCTTGATAACAGCAAAATTACCACGGCATTGGAGCAAGAATTTGGCCTTCACCCTTCGAATGATTTATCGCAGGAAGTGGGTTTTGACTTCGAAGTCCGAGACCGTAATCCTAAGATGATGAAGGCGATGCAATCCATTAAAAGTACAATTGATGGATTAGTTGGTAGTCAGTTGGTAAGGAATGAATTTGAACTGGCAAAAGCACTGAAAGATCAGGGGATTGATGTTCAGCTGAAGCAGGAGGACGGGCAGTTTCAAGGCTTGAGTTTCAAAGTGGACGGCTTCGCTTTTTCGGGCAGTAAAATTGGTTGGTCGGCATCAACGATTGACCACTATTTGCACGGAGGGGCAGAGAAAGGCGAGAGCCTAAAACCATTTTTTGAGCAGGTAAAAAAAGAGATTGTCCCTGAATGTAAAAGTTTGGATGATTTTGTGGCATTGATGAAAATCCGTCATGAAGTTGAGGTAAATATTTTGGTGCAGTCCAAGACCCAAAAGCCTTATGGAATTTCTTTCAAAATGGCAGACGGGACTAAGGTCAAGGGTAGCGAAATGGGATTTAAGATTGGTGAATTAGTCGAGGCAATCCACAAGAACAATGACGGATTGACGGTAGATACAACCAATGCAAAGGAAATTGTTCAGCAGATTTTCAAATCCTCAAAGGATGAACATGATTTTTTTACCCGCTTGCAGGAAGTTGGGATAAAAGGAGAGATTTTAAAGCATTCTAAGACAGGGAAAGATTACGGAGTGCAATTCCTCCTACCGAACAGCGATAAGCCCGTGAAGGGGAGCGCAGTGGGTGTATCGTTCGGAAAACTACGCAAGCAGTTCCCCAAAGTGTCAAAAGAAGAACGGGCGATTAAGGAAGTAATGCGGGAAGCCGAATCGGTGGGGCAAATGGCGCAGGAATTAAATCAAAAATACGGCATTCAGATGAATGCGGTAACCGAAGCGACCACAGGGGAACTGTCAGCCTTTTCATTTACCCTTGCAGACGGCAGTACAATTTCGGATAGCGATATTGGGTTGAATGCACAGCAGATTCAGACAGGGGCGAAACAAACTCAACCGCAGGAGGAATCCCCGCTAAACTCAAAGGTTCAGTTCGAGTTGTTGGTAAGCAATCTAATCAAGGAAGCCGAATCCCTTACCGACTTGCGGGGAGTTCAGACCAAGCTGAAAGATGACTACGGCATTGAAATGAATCTTTCCTATGACCAATATTCAGGACAGCCTGACGGGATAAACTTTGTACTGCCTAACGGTCAAAAATTCCGTGGATCGGACATGGAGGCGACCACTCAAAAAATCCTTAAGGATATGTTCCAATCCCCTATGAGGAAAGCAATTGATTTGGCGATGAAGGCGACGGATAATCTGTATGACTATAATCTCATTTTGGAGAAGGACAATATATTCGTTGGTTATGAAACCCATTCCAGAACACGGGAAATCAATGGACTGAATTACAAAGTCGGGAATACACAATTTAAAGGATCTGATTTACAGGCAAGTTATGGCGTGGTGAATAAGGCTTTGGTTTCCAATGCCACGATGAACCAACTTGTAAAAATAATCCGTGGGGAGAAGAAAGAATGGAACAACACCATTCGGGCAATGGTCATGACCCAATCCTTGGGCAAGCCACATTGGGCGAAGATGATTCCTTTTTTCAGAAAGCGGGGCTTTGAGGTGGAGAAATCAGCAAAAGGGGACTTGAAAATCTCCAACCACACTCAAAGTTTCAAGCTATCTGAATTGATGAATGCCCTTGGTGAAGAGCGTTTCAAACAGGCGGTGAAGGGGCAGAAGCAGGAAATGATTAAGTATGACAAAATGTTTCTCAATACTTTTTTGTGCAGTCAGACCACCAAGGATTTCAATGGAGCATTGGCGCAAACGGGCATTGAACTAAAGCAAAACAAAGTCCTTGGCGATACTGAATTTTGGAAGGATGAAGATAAGCAGATGTTCAATCGGGGGGATTTCAATATTTCCGACAAGCAAATGAAAACCATGTTTGAACATCAATTGCTACGCTTGCAGATCACCAACGCCCTGTATCTGAACCGCAGGTTTGATGGGTTTGAGAAACAGATGCAGATTTATGATGTGAAGGTAGAGCGAACGGAAAAGCAATTAAGTAGCGGGAAGGCAGTCAAGGGGATGAATTTCATCCTTGCGGACGGGCGACAGGTGAGCGCACGGGATTTGGGAATTTCCGACTTTGCCTTTAGCAAGAATCTTCAGTGCAAAAGTGAGCAATTGGGGCAGGTATTTAATGCTTTTGTCAAGGCGGTAGAAGCCACGGACAATTACATGGATATGAAACATTGGCTGATGAACCGACACCATATCAAAATTGGGGTGGACGAAAAGCACGGATTTTCATTGTTTGATGAAGAAAGCAATATCACCGTGCCGTTGGAGGATTGTGGAATAGGCTTGAAGCCGTTGGGCTTTGACAGTTTTGAATTGGCAGTTAGTGAGAGCCGAAGCGAAGAGCAGGAGTATTCATCTGCCTACCCAATGGAATGGAGTGCGGGAGGTGGATCATCGGGAGGCGGTGGCTTTTGGGATGATCTGATGCAGAGTTTGGCAACCTTGACCCAAGGCGGGGGAGGCGGTGGCGCAGGTCATGGCGGTAAACAGCGTGATGACGATGACGATGATGATTTGTTTAAGAAAAAGAAGCGGCGAGGTATGGATTTTGGGATGGAGATGTAG
- a CDS encoding type II toxin-antitoxin system HigB family toxin, translating to MLKKRNRIISKKRIHDFAQDHPDSLVPLKKWMITVESGSFSNFHDLKSAFRAPDKVGRNVVFNIGANKYRLVAKVEFYETGATFFIRGLFTHKEYDQQKIEKL from the coding sequence ATGTTAAAGAAGAGAAATAGGATTATTAGTAAAAAGCGGATTCATGATTTCGCACAAGATCATCCGGATAGCTTGGTACCTCTTAAAAAGTGGATGATTACGGTTGAAAGTGGTTCATTCTCTAATTTTCATGATCTAAAAAGTGCATTCAGGGCACCAGATAAAGTGGGAAGGAATGTGGTATTTAATATTGGTGCAAATAAATACCGGTTGGTAGCCAAGGTAGAATTCTATGAAACAGGGGCTACCTTTTTCATTCGTGGTCTGTTTACGCACAAAGAATATGATCAACAAAAAATAGAAAAGCTATGA